The Clostridia bacterium nucleotide sequence CCTTGATTGACCATACTTTACTAAAACCGGCGGCCACCCTGGGCGATATCCGGTCCCTATGCGAGGAAGCGAAAGAACATGGCTTCTTTTCGGTGTGTATCAATCCTTGTTATGTGAAAACGGCTAAGGAGTATTTAGCCGGCAGCCCGGTGCAGGTTTGTACCGTCATCGGCTTTCCCCTGGGAGCCAATACCCCGGAGCAAAAAAGACGGGAAACGGTGGAGGCTGTCCAACTAGGGGCGGATGAAGTGGATATGGTGATCGCCCTGGGGGCGGTGAAGGCCGGGGATTGGGACTATGTGCGGCGGGATATCCGGGCCGTGGTGGAAGGAGCAGCGGGTAGACCGGTGAAAGTC carries:
- the deoC gene encoding deoxyribose-phosphate aldolase, with translation MAWSREKVAALIDHTLLKPAATLGDIRSLCEEAKEHGFFSVCINPCYVKTAKEYLAGSPVQVCTVIGFPLGANTPEQKRRETVEAVQLGADEVDMVIALGAVKAGDWDYVRRDIRAVVEGAAGRPVKVILETGLLEKEEIVQACRVTQEAGAHFVKTSTGFLAGGATLEAVSLMRAAVGEHFGVKASGGIRTLQQLKEMVQAGANRIGSSASVAIMKEFEDAVSLD